From a single Loigolactobacillus coryniformis subsp. coryniformis KCTC 3167 = DSM 20001 genomic region:
- a CDS encoding DUF1831 domain-containing protein, which yields MAFAATAAVKGSTTTYALSPNVKKYTLKDVGFVETRGGNFQLERPLDPNSPYNQAFKLKITVAKDLKNLKMSITTANGLQAVDIFKQPAKTEEITQFNFLVDNLIDREILIKK from the coding sequence ATGGCATTTGCAGCAACAGCGGCAGTTAAAGGGAGCACAACAACTTACGCGCTTAGCCCTAATGTTAAAAAATATACATTAAAGGATGTCGGTTTTGTTGAAACGCGTGGTGGTAATTTTCAATTAGAACGACCACTTGATCCTAATTCGCCATACAATCAGGCGTTCAAGCTAAAAATTACTGTTGCCAAAGATTTAAAGAACCTGAAGATGTCGATTACAACAGCCAATGGGTTACAAGCAGTTGACATTTTTAAACAGCCGGCTAAAACCGAAGAAATTACGCAATTTAACTTTTTAGTGGACAATCTGATTGACCGTGAGATTTTAATTAAAAAATAA